The nucleotide window TGTTCACATGTTGAATATCTTTCATCTCGAATTCATTTGGTTAGCTAACATGAGGTCAGCTTATTGCATTGGCGACTTGCACTTCAACTGTTTGGTCAACATGTGGGCGCACACGTCTAACTGGGCTCATATCATCTAACAGGGTTTGGTCAAGTCAACATCAAAGAGAGGTTGACCTTACTGGGAAACACTTCGAGTGATTTGACTTTCAAGGACGCAACAACCTCCTTATATGCACCCATTCCAAATTTGATTTGATAGGCATCATCGTCTTGATCCGACACTCGTCTCCCGTTCCAACATCATATCTTCCTACTAGTTGAGCTTGGTCACTTGGATCCATCCAATCTAATATATTCTATGTTTCTTCCACAACCTTATCGTAACTAGGACTCGTAACAAATCTCAACACTTCCTCACCCCTATCAGCAAGCTCGACATTCATAAATGCCTCCTTGTCAACATAATGAACATTCACAATCCTCTCCATCTAAAAAACAATGGAGCAATGACAAATGTACCATATGGCATCAAAATAAAGTTAGAATAATTTCTAATCCTAAGATTAACCCGAACGCAACCCTAAGCCCATCCACATCATAAATCACCACTATTTGACCAACCCTAAGCCCATATTCATTACTAAACATCACAAACTTCATATTATTTGAGGGAGAACCTTCATAACTAGGGTTAGGAGCACATCCATTCAAATACACAAACCCAACCAATCAAAACTTGAGAGATGAAGGAGGATACCTCAAGGGAAGGAAAAAAACACCGGATCCATGAACAAATGCCACCGATCTGGAAGGATTTAAAGGAGGATTGAGTGAAGGAGATAATGGGGAAGAGGGCTTGAACTCGGGATGGCCAGTgagaaggaggaaggagaggggggtGAGTGGTCAGTGGGGGCCTCACCAAGACCCCGCGACCACTTACCTATTCAGGCAAAAACGCCACGGTCCTTGGCGTGTGTGAAACGCCCGATGGTTTGGCGTTTCTAGCCACCACGTAAGCAGACGCCTCCACATTAGCCTGAAGGTGGGCCAGGCTAGAAACGCCACGAGCCATGACATGTCTAAAAAGAATTAAATCGTGAAATAATTTCTAAGAGAGGTCATTTTTGGTACTAAAGATCTATGAGCCTATTTGGTTCcaataagtcacctgacttataagtcagatgACTTAAAAtcagtgacttataagtcacgccTATTTGATTGTCATCTaacttataagtcacctgacCACACCTTTCCACCTTGTTTTTTAATGTAAAGATGACGGGACCCACGTAAAAGGGGGTGACTTGTAAATTTTAAGTTGGGGTGGAGCgacttatgacttataagttaGGGTGACTTAAAAGTTGAGTCCGTTTGGCAAAATAAgtcattttttatatttttcgACTTATAAGTTGGTAACTTATTTGAAATCAAACAGGGCCTATATAAGGTCATAAGAGTGATTTTGGCCTAAAATCTTGCCACGACCTCATTTCTACCGCTCCACCTCACCACGAACGGTGTTCCCAATTTTTTATTCTTCCCGCTCAAACAACCGCCTCGATCCATTTCCCGTTCCTCCTCCGAAGCCGTCCCCCAACCCACGCCGACGCGGCGCCATCGTCCATCCATGGCCGCCGCCGCGTCCTACTTCTCCGGCACGGCGCTGATGCCGTCGCAGCGCGCGGGGGCGCCCGACTACTCCGCCGCCGGTGCGGCCACCCCTTCCCCCTCCAAGGTTCGTCCCGCGACCCTCTCGTGGTACTAGCCCTTCCGCGCGCCGTCTCCGCCTCCCCCTAGCATTAACTCCGTCCATCCGCGTGTCCTACGCAGGCGCGCAACCCCCGCTACTCCGGCTGCGTCCCCGCCACCGTCCTCCACATCTCCcgctccctcgccgccgccgcggcgaaccacggcggtggcggtggcgacCCCGTCTTCTCCATCGACGGCGTCGAGACCAGCAACGTGATTCCCCTTCGCGCCCTCAGAACGTCTCCTGGGACTTCATATCTGCTTGGCTTCGCCTAATTTTGTGTTCGTCTGGAAACCCCCAAACTCGTGCGCGCAGGTTAGGGTTTTGGGGAGGGTTGTGAGCATGTCGAGCAGGGAGACCGACGTGTCGTTCACGCTCGACGACGGCACCGGGAAGATCGATCTCGTGCGGTGGTGAGTTGCGATTTCTTTTACCCTTCATGTTTCAACTTTCAACTAGATCCGGTACTGCTGATGTGGTGCGGTGTGGTTGACGATTTTCTGGTATTGTAGGATCAATGACGAGACAGATGCTCGAGAAGCGGCTTTCATCCAGTATGTGATGTGTGATACGCTCTGATATGTGTTCAATTTTAGCTTGTTGGAAGTGTTCTGATATCCTAGTATGTTTGTCCGGCTTGTGTTTATGAAGGCATGGAGTGTACGTCAGGGTTCATGTGAACATCATGGGGTTTCAAGCTCAGAAGCATGGATTTGCTCGATCTATCCGGTAAGGGAGCTGGATTCCTTTAGTGTTGCTGTGCTGTGCTGGTACTCATCTATTTGTTGTACTAGAAAAGCTTTTGGTTGCTTCAGTTTTCTTATCTGAGCCATCTGACTGTTACTGATCTGGTTTGCAAAGTATTAAAATTAAAATCTGCAGCTGGTTTGTTTTCACAGTGCGATTCACTGGAACTTAACCTTTGTTTGGTTGTTCAAAATTGTGCTCTTGTTGTCTTCATTATTTGTCCACCTCCACACCAAGTTTTGTTTTGTTCTAAGATATTGACTGTTTCAAAGTTTATCTGTGGATGATATACTTAAATGCAGTTCTTGCAGAGGTTTTGTGACTATAGCATTTGAATGGAACAATGTCTTGTTTGTAATGTATTTATGGTTATTGTGAGTGCTGTGCCAATTAAACATCCTTTGAGGGGAAATGTGTGAGATACCGAGGATAAAGGTTTACATCCTGTGCTTTACTTGTCTATGTATTAGTGCACATGTTGCTCTCTTTTAAAATCTTGATTGAAGATTTTCAATTCTCAGAATAGTTATCTCTGTGTCAGTTTGTTCTAACTAGGTCTCTTGTACATAACTTCATGGATGACTTTGTTTGAAAGTATCATTGTTAAGTTACCGTTGTTTGTGGAAGATAACACTAATTTTACCTTTGGTTCTCTATTTCGTAATTTCAGCTGTGCTTTGGCTAACATGTCCATGGAAAGTGAATCTCAATACTAAGGTTCACCAGTCATGTTATGTTATGGTTACTGAATGATGCATACTGTCAGTAATGTTGTTCTGATTATGTATCCAGTGGTTCTTGTGCGTCTTCTCCCTCTGAGATATTCCTTTTATAAAATCTGAAGTGTACTGCAATCTGAACTACTGGACATATCACACAAGCTGGAAACTGAACTAGTCGATACTTGATACCTGCTTTGCTGTCTGTCCTATATTTCCACTTTCCATGGTTAAAACCCCATGAAGTAACTGTTCTGTGGACAGCTCATGATTGTAATTTTTGTTTATGAATATCTGAGGAAATTATATCTTGTTAATTTTCTGTTCTGGGAGATCTTATGTTTCCACCGGTTATTGTTTACTAACACTTCTTACTTTATTCTAACTCTAATTCTATTAACCTTCTTATATTTCCAGCCCAGTTACCAATTTCAATGAAGTGGTGCTGCATTTCATCGAATGCATGCACGTGCACATGGAAAATACTCAGACGAAGGTACAGAAAGCAAATATTATATTTCAGTCAGTGTTCTAGTATTAATTTGGTATGAGAGACACCATTAATGATCATTCTGTTTCCGTTTTAAAGATGCAAGGGCAACTCCCTCCAGCAGTTCAAACAAACGCTTATACTCATGTGCCTTATTCTGGTGGAATGAGAGAACAGC belongs to Triticum urartu cultivar G1812 chromosome 7, Tu2.1, whole genome shotgun sequence and includes:
- the LOC125521713 gene encoding replication protein A 32 kDa subunit C-like gives rise to the protein MAAAASYFSGTALMPSQRAGAPDYSAAGAATPSPSKARNPRYSGCVPATVLHISRSLAAAAANHGGGGGDPVFSIDGVETSNVRVLGRVVSMSSRETDVSFTLDDGTGKIDLVRWINDETDAREAAFIQHGVYVRVHVNIMGFQAQKHGFARSIRPVTNFNEVVLHFIECMHVHMENTQTKMQGQLPPAVQTNAYTHVPYSGGMREQQVHFTPQVNQRQLPPAVRTNASTYGPFTGGAREHQVHFTPQVNHGQFPPPRVQTNTSTHGPFSGGVRDHQVQLAPRPQINQFAAYSGTGGQQYDLQRMVLEVLQAPDILPLENGVHVDEVARRTGAPKTNIMEVINLLADTGFVCWTIDDYHVKSVCNG